CAGGACAAGGGACATCGCCACCAGAGGCTAATAGGAGACTGCTTCTGATACTCTCAGGTATCAAGAGTACAAAGGGAAGAAGTCATGgctgtcccttctctccctttctgagAAAAGGCAAGTGTGGCAGGCCCCCTACAGGCCCCTCAACACATGACCCATTGCctgcggtggggggcgggggcaggggggactGACCCACATGCTGCGCCCTTGTCCTGGGCAAGTGTCTGCCCAATTTGCTATAACTCTTTACCTTTGAGCTTCCTCATCATAGGCCTCCAAAGAATAATGCACATACGTATAAAGGATTGTGCAAGATACTTGGGGATGGACCATCATAGCATTTGCAGCATGCACTTGGATTTTGAAGtaaacaatcaaacaaacaaaaaatcagtgtttctcatctGAGGCCGAAGTGACACAGTTCTTGGTGAAGTGAGAGATGATGTGCTCGGCCCTCCCTGAGGTCACGCTGTGTCCTCTGATTTCAGTCACTGcttttttatgtttatgtgaTCTTTCCCAGCGACTCGGAACAAAATGAGTAATAGAATGGTGACTGGGATGTGCACGGAAAAGATGCATGTTTTCCTTTCTACAGCCACATGGATTTTATGAGTTTCTGGTACCTGGAAATCGAccaaaaaatagtaaaacatatTGTATATCTAAGGTATAGCTATCGTTGGTCTCGGTACTATCAGATGTCTCTTTAATGTGCTAGATCTCAAAGCAAAGTGcctcggggtggggtgggggaaagcaaGAATAACACGACCTGTTATCCAAAATGAACTCACAAGCACAGATCACTTTCCCAAAAGTCCATGATTTCAGAACACAAATGCAGACACACCCTTAAAAGAAGCACTGGAAGGGAGAAAACTGGCCAGCTTCCTAAACCTCATGGAGTCCAACTGGACTGGGTGATGGCGGAGATCAAAGGCGTGCAGCTATTGAACAGAAGGCCAGGAGGGTCTGGCATCTTCAGGGCTGCTGGAAATCGGCCAACTCAACCACACCaagcaaaagcaaacagaaagTAAATACGGGCGAGTAATCGAATGCACATGGCATTGCTCCTCACAAAGTGTGTTTGTTCCCCAAGGAGCAGTTTCCAGGTCTTCAAAAGCACACGCTCCGTGGCAAATTCAGAATGCCCCGCTTTAGAACCCAGAGACTGAAACTTTGGCTTCCACTGAAGGGCAAAGGACAAAGTCTCCTCGTTGTCATGGTACCCgccatcttcccttccctcttgccCTTCTAGATCCCCTCACCTAAGTAActttgtttccagtctttttcCAAAACGAGGGGGAGTTCTTTCTGGTACAGCTAGTGTTCCTAGCTCTGCTGTGTATGGTGCCTTTGGGGGAAGGTCGCCTTGTTACTCCCAAGGTGCTTTGCCATCCTCTGACAAAGGGCGTGAGTAAGATTGCTCTTCTGACTTTGGGGAGAGGGTCCACACAAAGCAGCAAACTCCATCTTCACTGtgaatctttctctttcttcactcCTCTCACTACCCGCGTGTTTCAGAGAAAGGGATTACTTCAccatcccacttcccacccccacacacgTTCCAAACCTCACACCCACCTAGAGGCATAAAACAAGAATGATAGAATCTTTTCTGCAGGTCCACAGTATGACAGAGACGGAGAGTCAGGGTGGAGGCTCTGGAGAGGGAAAACTTCGAAAATGAAAGCCTGAGTGaggatataaagagaaaaaacaaaggaggACATTCTTTACAAATTTGGTTCCCTTTGTCAAAACATGCATCACCTTCTCCTAGAGGGAACCGTAGAACACAATAGAGCAGCATTTAAGGGATTTCCTCTCACCAATTTTTCTCCGGTCCCTTAATTGCGTGTAAGCCTGAGAACTTTGTGTACGGTCCCTACGGCGGTGATTTGCATCTCCCTCTCTGGGTTGCTGTTGGCTGGAGCTGGCAGCTGTCTCAGTCCGACTCTGGCTGGGAAAGGTAAGGATCTTTGCCTTGCTCTTTGAAAGATCtgggagagaaatgttgaagcTTCAGAGCGGGGGTTGGAGCGAGGGGGTCACAGATTAACTCATGCATTGGAAGCTTTCTGAGAAGTTTTCCAAATTTAAAGGAATCCCTTGGAGCCACGTGTTTTAAAAAGAACCAGAAagatttcctttcccttctgaaaGGGGGCTTGCAGAAAGAAGGCTAGTTGTGTTGTGGATGAGATCTTTTATTTGGGGGCAGGGGTCCCTTCAGAAACCCCCAGGGGTGTTTACTATCTCATAGGCACAGAgtggaaaaaggaggaaaaatcaaaGTTACCAGGTGCTGATCACTAGAAATTCTCTTTGAATTTCAATTTGAAGAGGTGAATGTTAGAACTGCCTGTGTGTCCATGGATAGAATGATAATGTTTATTGTTCGGATACAATTTCTGCTTTATCCTTTCTACTTCTTTGTGTTTACCAGTACACACCACCAATTATCTACTTAGACTCTAGAGATGTACATCTGAGTATCTAGGCAGAATAAGAATTAGGGTGACACCTGAAGCCGAAAAGGCTGAAGAAAGCTTTGGCATGAGAAGTTGGGGACAGACCTGCCCACGCTTGGGGCTCACAGATACACTCACTGCCCCTTGTTACAGGTTCAGCCAGCCACTCACCAGAGCAAAAGGTGCCTGGGGCTTCTGTCTGGTGGACTCCTGTACCTTTGACTTTGGTAATGGGGAACATGATCTTCAACACGATAAGGGGATATTCTAACCTTCAGGGGGGTTGTTGGACTATCTGGGGGCAGCCCATGCTAGGGAGTAGAGAGTAGCTGCCCCCAAAGGCCACCGTTTGTGGCGGGAGGACTGCTGCTCTCATCCAGAGATTCTCAGAATCTGCAGTTCATTTAGCCAGTGACCCCCCTGCCTCCATATCTCGCCATCAACCCAGGGCAAGGGTGGCCAGTGTGAGATGTCTGCTTCTAAATATTCCTCACCTTCAACACCCAGTGACAGCCCTCTTCCTGGATGCTGGCatgtccctttccttcccaccttgCTGCGGGTGAGGTTGGGGGCAGCTGAGGACCTCCAGCTACTCATCCTCAGTAGTCCCAACTCAGCCAGCCTCCAGGGACTTTTCAACTTTATGTTTCAAAAGGAAGAAACCCAAGCTCTCTCTGGCTtccattctggaaaaaaaaataaagggcctTTGGTCCCTCTCCCTTTACGACAAAATCATCACTGTGTTACTGGCCAAGGCTGGACAGAGCAGGCTGCTGCAGAATAGGGGTGAGATGCCTGGAACATCCAAGCCTTCTGGCAGCAGGGAAATCTAACCacccaagatttaaaaaaataataaaaaggaaaaattctctTCTGAAGTTTCGTCTAGATGTGTAGATTTGCTACACTacaccacttttaaaaaaaagttattggaacgtatatagatttaaaaatctatatacaGAGAATGGATCACTTTTAGCTATAAAAGTAGAGACCAGCTCATAATAGTCTCCaagtattatctcatttttttttcctcaaaacaaTAACTTGGGGCCCTACGATTTAAAATAGCTTGCCTAATAAAGTGTAAACTGATAAGTCCATttagggagaggggtgggaagtTGATCTTTAACTTTATTGTGTGAGAGGGTCCAGTGTCAAGCCCTGTGTGTCTGAAAGTTTATAATACCTGTTCCTTTAAGTGAGTCAAGGAACAGCAGATGGGCACTGGGCAGGCGCTCGTCACAGATCCCTGCATCAGAATCTACATTTAACAAGCTCCCCGTGTGGTGGTTGTGCCCATTAAAGACTAGGGTTCAAACcaaaggcttctctctctctgtgacctTTGTCAgatgacttaacctctctgagcttcatttttaACTATTTATAAACTCAGTTATAAATCCACTTGTAAACCACTGAGAATTAATGGTAATATGTGTAGATCGCACATGTCCAGCCCATAGTGGGTACTCTGCAAATGACAAAGATGATGATAATTTCCTGACTGGTTTTCCCTCTTAACCGCAAAATAATTTGTATCTCCCGTCTCATTTCTAAATGAATTAATATCAATAGACAGGGTTTTAAGCTTCAGTTGGCCagcacacacaaataaataaagaacactAGGAAAACCTAGGAACATAGATTTTTGCTGGCTTAGAGGCTGAATTCAGCTGCTGGATAACTTCGCAGCTGTTCCTGCCACCCTAAAGTATCTGTCCCCCTTCAGCTCTGTCACCTCAGCTGGGTCTGCAAAGCTGACTCGGGGATTTTCTTATGAAAACGCCTGATGGGTGGGAGGAGGATCTGGTGGTTGGCTGGGGAAAAAATGAGTAATGCAAACCAGTCTACTTAGTCAATGCTGCAAGAGAAATAACGTAAAAGCCGGCTCCCGTCTCTGGGGACTCTAGAATGATTCTGACTTATCATGTCACtgagcagagctgggggaagCCAAAACTCAGAATCTGCTGGCAAGGAAAAGAacgaagggaaaaaaaaaatgacagggaGGGGCCATCAGAGGgggaggaaataaaaagagagcGAGGGAAAGACAAGCGTCATTTAGGAACAGAGGTAGAGTGAGAGAAGGAACTGCAGGATCTAAAACCAGGCAATACTACAggatttttatatcttttctttttccctcccgaGGAGGTCCCTGCCCTGTCATTTCCTTGACAGGCACGCTGTTATGGTCTCTTTTCCCAGGAGTTGACCAGAAGAAGCTGAAGCGCCGAAGTGCCTTCCCCACCAAGCCCACTGGTCTCCCTAGTAATGGCTTGCTTCTCTCTGAGGTACGTGTAAGTAGTTTGGGGACAGCTATTAACTTCCAATTATAGCTTAAGTCTCAGCTTTGGGGTAAAGATGTTTCCTTTCAGACATAATCTCAAATATCCTCTTACTGGAAGGCAGTGATTAATACGGTGACTAAAAAGTTTATGCAAATGGGCAGCTCTCATACACTTAGCTTCATTGCCCAGGGAGTGATATTTTGACCTCCCAGGGCAGGAAAGGACGTGGGAGGTTTGATTTGAGCTTGAATTTATTTTCGGTGGATGCTTAATGTATCCCAAGTATTAAGCTCATTGAAATACCCTCCCGGATCTTCCTTTAAACTCGATAATTACAACTGCTCCACTGTTTAGCTGCTAGGTGGCCTCTCggggacaaaaaaaaatgacttaacaTGTCTGAGCGGCATACAAGAATTTTCACTGATTTCTCAGAGGCAGCATGTCAAGCAGATGCTTTTGATGGGATCTCAGATTTTGTCCAGAAATgttcagatttaaaatatttagagagGTGCATCGCAGCAAGTTTTGTACACAAGGAGCTTGGGGCCAAATGAACTTGTAAAACTTTACTGAAAACAAGCTTATTTTTTTCAACATGTCCTGGTCCGCTTCATGTCAAAATTCCTTGTTGAGTTTAATGGAAAATTTGTGAATTGACAACTGATTACTCTGATGAttgatcttatttttaatgtaaaaaaggataaaattatcTCCTAcatattgttgatttttttcttagtatttctttttccatcccttttgtATGGATTGGGGGATATTTTAGACACATCTTAGACACACATCTTAGCCTAATTGCCACTGAATTTCTGCTGAACTGCGTCCATATCTGGGTCCCAGGACACGTTGTGTTGTGTGTTGAACAGTTACACAATAAAGACTTGTTGACTGTCAAGTTGATGTAGAAGAACATCATTTGTACACTGGCTCTGGTCTTGACATTGATTCCGTGGGCAGTGAATGGGTGATAGTTTGGAAAGAACGCACGTTATGCCTGGAAACATTGGCAGAGCCTAAGTTGCTATGAGTTGTGGAACGGACTGTGCGAAGTATTGTTTATAACATAGTCTCCCTCTGAATGAGGTCTTTGGGTTAGGATTGAGGCTTTTCAGTGTGCTTAGGGGAAAGAGAAGCAATAGACAAAGTGGAAAGGCTAGTAAAACATTTGCAGACCGCCAGGGTTTATTAAACACTGCAAAGTGCTTCCTGCTTTTTATATCTTCCCTTTCTTTATGGTTACCTGCTCTATCTTGCTTTTTGCTCAGTGCAAAGAGAATGCAAatgattagaaaaagaaattatggtTGATTTTCACATGCATTCGTGCCTTCTGGGAAGGAACACAGTGGTGTCTCCCcagctcttttcttttcctcatagGGCGCTCTCTCGTGCATTTAGCTGACACCTCCCATCTTCTCCACAGCCTCCACCCTGGAGAGAACTCCCACATCTAATCTGTGAACTCAGCTAAGAAACACTGCTGTAAAAATGACTGAAGAGCCCATCAAGGAGATCCTGGGAACCCCAAAATCTCCCGACCCAGGGACAGTGGAGAAGAGCCCCAAGGGTGAGGTTGTGGTCACTACGGTCCCCCTGGTCAGTGAGATCCAGCTGATGGCTGCCACCGGGGGTGCAGAGCTCTCCTGCTACCGCTGCCTCATCCCCTTCGCCGTGGTGATCCTCATCACTGGGATAGTGGTCACCGCAGTGGCCTACAGCTTCAACTCCCATGGCTCCATCATCTCCATCTTGGGCCTGGCTCTTCTGTCGTCAGGACTTGTCTTGTTAGCCTCCAGTGCCTTGTGCTGGAAGGTGAGACAGAGGAACAAAAAAACCAAGAGACGGGAGAGTCAGACGGCTCTGGTGGTAAATCAGAGAAGTTTGTTTGCCTAGCGAGACCAAGTGGGGTACGTGGCCTGAACATCCTGCTCTCCCTGCATCAGCCAGTTCACCCAGAACTCGGGTGGGAGACGACGGACTTGGCACCTGCGCAGGCCAGAGGAATGGGAgtggatggagggtgggagggcggAGGGGGTTCTCCCGGTCAAGGAAcaacttgtatcttctttaacgACAAACTTGACTCCAAGGGCTGTTTCTCAGATTGTAAATGCAGTTTTCTCTCCACGTGAACGATGGTCAGGGTCATGGGAGGTATGCAGCGCTAGCCAACGTTTGGTTCACCTTGGAAAGGAgccaagaaaagaagagaaaagaatcagaCGGTTCTGGCACACCAGGGACCCGCCTCCAAAAGAAATAACCCACACGGCTAAGAAGCTGCGTCAGAAAACGTTCTGCTGAGAGCGTAAATGGCCTTGGACTCGGCGTCCTTCTATGAAATTCTATGATGATTTCTTGTTTCAATAAGCTGCTTGTCTGGCACCTGTTTTATCTTTCACTTTCAGGAACTCATAACTGGTGGTACTTTCTCTTGACGaataaactaatattttttatgttttaacattGGACAATTTTAGGCGATTATAATGATGTGACAGAAGTGAAAAGAGGTAAAGGGTGTAGTTCCTAGATGACAGAGGGGAGggcattatattaatattaaaataatccaACATAGCACTTTTGAGGATTTTTATATTAAGGTTTAATGtacatttcatttgaaataataaatactcATTGCTGCTGAAACTTCGGAAACGTCTGTTTCTGTTGCAGTTGCTTTTATTGTGGCTCCAAATTGCCCATCTTCCCTCAGCTCATTGCAGTGTCTCAATTGTATGTCTCTCAAATGGGCCTGTTGCTTCTTCCTAACTCaactagaaaaattttatttttttatacatgATTTTTATGTGTGACTTCCAAAGAATGTTGTTAATTGTTTTTACTATAGTCTAAAAGATGTCTATGCCATCACAATTAAGAAATCATGGGGTCTGGGGTTTTATAATGTGTTGTTCAATGTGTTTTATATAGTCATTGAATAGTCAGTCATTAACTATTTGctgaaaatatttctgagcaCCAACTATATGCCAGACATTGTGTAGATTCTTAGGCTGCTTAACTGTGTTAGGTCTAAGGTTACTGCTTCAATTCGGTGAACATCGAGCTATTCCACATATGGCTAGGACTCTACCCCATACCTCTAGCCAGAAATACTCCTGGTCCATATAGTTTAAACCACAGGTAACTAGAGCAGGAAGATAGTTTGGTATGAggccctttttttttgtttttaaccttggGAAAACAAGGCGAAACAAAACAAATCTAGCATAGCCCTTTGGATGGAAGGCATTCTACCAAGAAATTTAATTAAACAGGTCAGGAACCTCTGGTGCTGACCACTCCCTGGTGCTCAGGTAGTTTTGTTAAGGGGAGATGCCCTGATGCCTTAGTTATTCCTGGCTTTGAAGGTCAGATAGGGAGAGCCCGGAGCTGTTGACTGCAGCTGAGTACACCACAGTTATCTTCAACACACACGGAGATCAACACCCCTCTGGAGAAACACAAGAGTGTGGCACTGTATTCATTTCAACGGGATGGAGTCTGTGCTTTGACAGGCCTCTCTCCGTGCAAAGATATTCAAAGGCTCCCCACTGCTGATGAAGACATTTCTCAGGCAAGTGTTCAAGGTTCTCCACAGTCTGGTCCAAACAGAGGCATCCAGCTTTCACTCTCACTGCAGCCTGAAAACTCCTTACGAGTTGAGCCAGACTGGACTATTCTCCATTCCTGGATCAGCCTTTGCTTTCCTCCATGTCCATTCAAACTCCTGTTTTTCCTCCTCCAGGATGCCATCTTTTCCCCCTCCGTCTCGATATATCCACATTCTGCTTCTCATTAGAGCCCCAGCTTAAACACAACCTCTTCCTAGAAGCTTCTCTTTTATCTGAAGGTAACTGCCCCTTCGAGAGTCTTTACTTACTTATTCTCTGAGGgtaccttttgttttcttccatgtgGGTGCCAtaaatgttttattctcttcCAAATCTCCTAAGAAGTGTATGatgtgtctttatttcttttcactgcATATGATGCCTAATAAAATGTTTTGTGCAGGATAGGTACTCAAGAAGGGTTTGCTAAATAAACTAAAGActaaacaattaaaaagtgagTGGTTTACCCCAAATTAGTCCATTGGTTTTAATCAcgtaaaagaaaatactttagtTCCCAACTCTCTTAAAAATAGGTCATCCTCCTGTGCCTTGCCCCACCGTAAGCACCAGGTCTAGGTGAGTCTTTATAACCAGGTACTTCTCACCAGCCACTTCTCACCGGCCACACCTGCCCTTCAAAACGCCTGAAAAGTAAACCCATGCATTACTTCAGGCCACCAGGGGGCCTCATGCTGCTACCTGAGTCCCAAAAGAAATACCATGGAAGGACTTAAATTGTAAAGACCGACATGGGATCATATCTGGAGACAGAAATTCTCTCTTCTGGATTTGAGGACTCAGCAAAGATCCCCCACTGAGCCCACCCGTACCCTCCTCCCCAAGCCACTTCACGGTAGCTATTTCTGGGTTCTCCTTGAAAGTATGGGAAGGACTTGCCCTGTCTAGAGAGACTTTGGTCACACAGTCCTAGTCAAAACCAGACTTGAATTATCATATCAAAATTATCTCATAACACGTGTCTTTATTGGGCAAGGTTTGTCTTTGCAAATGCTTTTACCATATAGCGATAAGCAGATGTTAAATGCATTCATAGGTATGATGTAGGTATATGTGTATTAAAATAACAACCTGGCCCCATCCTGGGGCATCAGAAACTAGCTGTATCTCCCAGCAGGGTTTTCCCTAAACCCCACACATCCCAGAATGCACAGGAATGACTTTTAACCTCATTCCGTGGAGCAGGTTTCTGTCCAGGTGAGAACCACAGCCACACTGGTAACCCTGCTCTTCCCACCTCACTGTCGTAATTAATCTAGGGGATCTTGCCTAGGGAAGGTGGTCAAGGTCAGGTGGACTGTGCAGGTGGCTGAGCCTAGGACAGCCAGTCACACACAAGTCCTCAAACCTACTTCTTTGTACCACCCTCACCCctaaagggagagggagacagagagagagacagacagacaggcagacagagggaagaccacagagagcagagaaagaagggagaaggggaggggatcCCCTGGTCTCCTGGGAAGTATTATGGTTTTGAAGTTAGAAGATCTGATTATGGATCCCAGCTCTTCTGTGAAACTAGTCAAGTGATCTTGAGAAGGTAAGCCTCATCTTTAACATAAGATTaatctttaagaaattattttgtaaactataaagtATGACATAATCATAAAATTACTATTTACAATAATATCTAATGTTGACTTCAGCTTCTTTCTCTGCTCATTGTCCTAACATGTCATTTAGCATCAAGCAGCCCCTTGTTTTGATTAGATGGCTTTACTTAGTCACTTTCTTTAACCTTGACATTATCCACAAGGCTCTCTAGACCCAAGATAAACTGGGGAAAGCACCTGTTCCAAAGATGAGTCATACCTTACATTTTCTTAAtatcttaattttcttaatggATTGGCCATTCATCCAGCTAGGTCCCTTGCAGATGCCCACAGAACCCATAGAAACCAATGCTTGTTGTTTGAAGCTGCTCAGTTTTGGAGTGATTTGTTATAACATGCAGGGCTTTCACATATACTGGAGTCATTGCAAAGGTATATTTAATATGGAAACTCAACTAGGTGCCCTCAGCCACCACAACAAAAAACCAGGAGAGTGAGACACCCTCCCCCTCACCATCATTAAAGCTGCCTAGCAGCAACGAAGACCAGGGCAGAAATGTAGAGAAATGAAGTAAATTCCTCCAAGGGCACCCCAGTGATTTAAAGTTTATCTAAGGAATTTcaagggaatttttttaaaatttgacttttACAAGACTCCTTCACCCTAGCTCTTAATCTTGTGTATTGAACACAATAGACCCAACTGGGCCTGGCATTACCGGGTATTCTCTACCACTCTTTGAAGCCGGCAGTGCTAGGGCCCACCCAGCTCTGCAGAGGAACAAACCACAGTTCAGGGAGCATGACGGACTGATTCCACCAAGGAAGGCCTAGAGCAGGACCAGTATGCTGACCAGATATTACAGCTACCCCAGATTTATGCTTAGCCATAACCGGTATCATTTCCAGGACGCCTGTTTCGGAAAGGGAGACAAGAAAGATAATGCATCAGCTACTTTTGAAACcctctttttaaagtataatagAGAAAGGTGTACAGCTCAATACATTTCACAAATAAACCTGTGGAACTAACACCCCGGTCAGGCAACCAAATATTGCCAGACTCcagagccccctcccctgccttgaATCTACTTCCATCAGCTATTTTTTTCAGGGGGAACCACTATCCTCACCTCCCACACGCAGAGTggttttgcctattttttcacTTATACAAGTGGTATCATATGGTGTGTATTCTCTGTGCCTGGCCTCTTTGCAATATGAGGTTTGTGAGATACATGCATATTGTTTGTTGCATGTAGTTATAAATGGTTCATTCTCATTCCTGTATAGAACTCCATTGCACAA
This window of the Desmodus rotundus isolate HL8 chromosome 9, HLdesRot8A.1, whole genome shotgun sequence genome carries:
- the TMEM100 gene encoding transmembrane protein 100 gives rise to the protein MTEEPIKEILGTPKSPDPGTVEKSPKGEVVVTTVPLVSEIQLMAATGGAELSCYRCLIPFAVVILITGIVVTAVAYSFNSHGSIISILGLALLSSGLVLLASSALCWKVRQRNKKTKRRESQTALVVNQRSLFA